AGTTTGAAAGCGGCATGAATGCCCCGCACACTGAGGTCTATGAACATGAAATGCCTGGCGGCCAATACAGCAACCTTCAGCAGCAGGCAAAAGGAGTCGGCTTAGGTGACAAATGGAATGAAGTAAAAGCCATGTACAGAAAAGTGAACGACCTATTTGGTGACATCGTCAAGGTGACGCCATCATCAAAGGTAGTTGGAGATATGGCCCTCTACATGGTACAAAATAAATTAACAGAAGAAGATATATTCACTCGCGGAGAATCTTTGGACTTTCCAGACTCTGTCGTTGAATTGTTTCAAGGATATCTTGGCCAGCCGTATCAAGGCTTTCCGGAAAAACTGCAATCCATTATTCTAAAGGGTAAGAAGTCAATAACGGTTCGTCCAGGCGAATTGATGGAAGATGTATCCTTTGATGAACTAAAACAAGAAATTCAAGAGAAACACGGAATCGAACCGTCAGAGCAGGATGTTATTGCTTATTCGCTTTATCCGAAAGTATTCTCTGAGTATTTACAAGCCGTTGAAAAATTCGGCGACATTTCAGTACTTGACACTCCAACATTTCTCTACGGCATGACACTTGGTGAGGAAATTGAAGTCGAGATTGAAAAAGGTAAAACTTTGATTGTCAAGCTGGTTAGTATTGGAGAACCTCAGGCGGATGGAACGAGAGTCATTTATTTTGAATTCAACGGACAGCCGCGTGAGATTGTGATTAGAGATGAAAGCATTAAATCATCCATCAAGGAAAAAGTGAAAGCTGACAGATCAAATCCGAGTCATATCGCCGCATCGATGCCTGGTACGGTCATTAAGCTTCTCGTGAAAGAAGGAGAACGAGTTGAAAAAGGCGCACACCTAATGATTAACGAAGCAATGAAGATGGAAACAACCGTTCAAGCTCCATTTGACGGGGTTGTCAAAGAAATCCTGATTAAAAATGGTGATCCGATTGAGACGGGAGATTTATTGGTAGTTGTAGAAAAATAACAAATAAGTGCGTTTCCTCAAAAAAAGGTATGCCTGAAAGTGACAGGCATACCTTTTTCTATACTTAAATATTTGACGGCCTAGTGAGAAGGAGAATAAAATAACACAGTACTCCAAAGATGCAGGCAATAATAAATCCGTGTGCCAGCGCAAATACGAGACTCATGCCTGTTAAGACAACTAGTGCGCCGCTTAATGCTTGCAGACAAACAAGAATGAACGCGAGTATCCAGCCCCAATACATGATTGAATTGCGTTTATAGCTTTTTATCGCATGAATCATTGCAGCCAGAATCCAAACAAAAAGCAACACAGCGACTGTACGATGACCCATTTGGACCCATTCGTTGAATTGAGATGGAAGCCCGTTGTTCGCCCTGCTGCAAAAGGGCACCTGCGGACAGGCAAGGCTTGACTTTGTGTGCCGGACATAGGCTCCTGTATAAACGACAATGTAGGAATAAATCGTTATACCGATAATATGGAATTTCATCAATCTTCCGATCGATAATGCCTGTTCGCTTCCTGTTTGATCATTTTCAAATATGAGAAATGTCAATAGGAGGACAGACGCAAACGAAACCAAAGAGATTCCAAAATGCAGAGCCATAATGAGCGGTTGGGATCCAAATACCACTGCGAGTGCTCCAAGCGCAGCTTGAAGAAATAAAAACACAATGGACGTGATTCCTAAAAACTTCGTTTCTCTTTTATGGCGTAGCTTTATCCATGTCCATATAACGAGAGACAGGACAACGATTATAGATATCCCGCTTGCCATCCGATGGCTCCATTCAATAATGGACTCAGGATTTAGAGCAGGCAAAAACCTTCCATTACATAATGGCCACTCGCTTCCGCAGCCCTTTCCTGATCCTGTTTTTGTAACCAGTGCTCCACCGATCAAAACGAGCAGCATAACAAAGGTTGTGAATATACCTAAGCTTTTTAACGCGCGATTCATTTCATCACCTATTTCTATATACATAAAGAGTAGTTGTTCGATTCCCGCTTTCAAGTGTAAGCAAATATATGAACGATGACAATTCAAAAGCTTGTTTGTTCACAAAATTACTATATTTACAGCTTGCACAATGAGATACGGTTTGATAAAAATAAGAGGAGAGTGCTGAACTAAGTAAGGGGAACGAAGTAAGCCAAAATTCATAAAAAGTTCACAACTAATTGAGTAATATGAAATGGAATGTTTTTTTCATACTTTTAATCCTGTAAGATAGAGTTGAAGATATTTTCGTATCCTGCTCTTTATAATGAATGGGAAAAAGAAAGAGTAAGGGAGGTTAAAATAAATTGGCTGATACTAGAGTTGCAAACGATACAGCTATGGATAGACAAATTCAAACGACTGCTTGGCAGGATTTCCTTTCCCTTATTAAGATCGGGATCGTCAATTCCAATCTTATTACGACGTTTACCGGTATGTGGCTTGCTTTTTATTTTTCCGGAACAAGTTTTCTGGGGAATTTAGATATTGTACTCTTTACATTGCTTGGTTCATCCTTGATTATTGCAGGATCGTGCGTTATTAACAATTATTATGACAGGGATATCGATCAACTGATGGAGAGAACAAAGGTCCGCCCGACTGTTACAGGGAAAATTCAGCCCGGCCACGCGTTAGGCTTTGGCATTATGCTTGTCGCATTCGGAATCATAATGCTGCTTATGACAACAATATCTGCTGCGATTATTGGTTTGATCGGCGTTATTACGTATGTTGTACTTTACACGATGTGGTCAAAACGCAATTACACGATCAATACGATTATCGGCAGCGTTTCCGGTGCCGTACCGCCTTTAATCGGCTGGACAGCTGTTGAAGGTACAATTGGTACTGTAGCCTGGGTATTGTTCTTATTAATGTTTATTTGGCAGATTCCGCATTTTTTAGCACTTGCCATTAAGAAAACAGAAGATTACCGAGCTGCAAATATACCAATGCTTCCAGTGGTCTATGGCTTTGAAGTGACAAAAAGGCAAATTATTGTCTGGGTCGCTTGTCTATTGCCTCTTCCATTCTTTTTAAGTGAATTGGGAATGGGCTTTGTTATTCTGGCAACTGCGCTAAATTTGGGCTGGCTGATATTAGGCTTATATGGATTCAAAATGAAAGATATTATGAAGTGGTCAACTTTAATGTTTGTCTATTCTCTGAATTACTTGACAATCATATTTGTCGCTATGGTTATTTTCACCCTTTTTTAAACCTGAATAAGAGCTGCCGCGGAAAGTCGCCTAATCCAAATATTGGCGGCTTTCCCTTCATACATAGATATCTTATTATTAAAAAAATTAGAAATGTAAGTGCTTACCCACCCATAAACCCTGCTGATTGAAGCTTCACTTTAATATAAGGGTATGATTAAATGAAAGGAGAAGGGGCTTGATTCAAACATTTCAAAGGGAGAATTGAACAAAGGGGATGAGATGAAATGTGGAAAACATGGCGTCTGCTGTCATTGCTACTATTGGTGACGCTTACATTAAGCGGATGCGGGGAACCGTTCGTATCCACCCTGCGCCCGGCCGGGGAAGTAGCGGAGGATCAGTTTTATCTAATGGTTCTCAGTACGTTCATCATGGTCGTTGTTGTCATTGTCGTAATGGCTATTTTTACTTATGTGCTAGTGAAGTTTCGTAGGAAAAAATCAGGGGATGAAGCCCTGCCGAAACAAGTAGAAGGAAATAAAAAACTTGAAATTCTGTGGACCGTTATTCCGATTATTTTGCTGCTTATTTTAGGAGTGCCTACTGTCACGCATGTTTTTGGCCAGGCCGATACGAAAGTGATGGATAAAGAAAAACGGAATCCGGAAGATGCTTTGGTAGTCAATGTGAGAGCAAATCTCTATTGGTGGGAATTCGAATATCCGGATTACGGAATAGTGACAAGCCAGGAGCTAATCGTGCCAACTGATGAAAAGGTTTATTTTCAGTTGAAGGCTTCCGATGTGAAGCATTCGTTTTGGATTCCTTCTGCTGGAGGGAAAATGGATACGAACACAGAAAACGAAAATCGTTTCTTTCTAATGTTTGATTCAAAGAAAAGTGCCGAAGCGGGTGAATATTTTTATGGAAAATGCGCGGAGCTCTGCGGTCCTTCTCATGCTCTAATGGACTTTAAGGTGAAGCCGATGCCAAAGAAAGAATTTCAAGATTGGGTTAAGTCGATGGAAAACTATGAACAAAGCACAGCCTCAGCAACAGCCGGGCAGGGGAAGGAGCTCTTTAAAGAAAAAAATTGCTTAAGCTGTCATGCGGTTACACCAAAGGATGAACGGCCGGAACAGGCACGTACAGGGCCGAATCTCGCGACGTTCGGCGAACGATCAAAGATTGCAGGGGTAAAGGATTTTAATGATGAAAATTTGCATGCGTGGATTAAGGATCCGGAAAGCATTAAGCCAGGCAACAAAATGACTGGATCATACGGAGAATTAAAAGACGACGAAATTCAAGCACTTGCAGAGTATTTAAAGGGGCTAAAGACGGAGTAACCAGTTCTTTTTGGGAAACAAAGGGGGATGCAATGTGAGTACGATTGCTAAAAATCGAGGTTTTGGAGCCGTGCTGTGGGATTACTTGACAACGGTCGATCACAAAAAAATTGCCGTGCTTTACTTAGTATGCGGAGGGTTTTTCTTCATTATCGGCGGATTGGAAGCCATGTTTATACGTATCCAGCTGTCGCTGCCTGAAAATGATTTTGTCAGTGCAGGACTATATAACGAGATCATGACTATGCATGGAACGACGATGATTTTTTTAGCAGCGATGCCGCTATTATTCGCTTTTATGAATGCCGTGGTTCCGCTGCAAATCGGCGCGAGGGACGTAGCGTTTCCGTTTCTTAATTCGCTTGGCTTTTGGCTATTCTTTTTCGGGGGAATTTTTCTTAATCTGAGCTGGTTTTTAGGAGGAGCGCCTGATGCAGGTTGGACATCGTATGCATCAGTAAGTCTTGAGTCTCCTGGACACGGCATCGACTTTTATGTTCTCGGGCTGCAAATATCCGGGATTGGGACGCTGATTGCAGGGATAAATTTTTTGGTGACAATCATCAATATGAGAGCGCCTGGAATGACATATATGAGACTGCCGCTATTTACATGGACGACGTTTGTCGCATCCGCTCTCATCTTATTTGCCTTCCCCCCGCTTACAGTGGCACTTGCGTTGATGATGTTTGACAGGCTTTTTGATACCGCCTTTTTCGTTCCGAGACTAGGAGGGAATACGGTCATTTGGGAGCATCTTTTCTGGATATTCGGTCACCCGGAGGTTTATATCTTAATCCTGCCGGCATTTGGAATTTTTTCCGAGGTGCTGCCAGTTTTCTCCCGGAAACGGCTGTTTGGCTATTCATCGATGGTATTTGCTATCGTTTTAATCGGTTTCTTGGGATTCATGGTATGGGCCCACCACATGTTTACGAGCGGTCTCGGGCCGATTGCAAACGCCGTATTTGCCATTGCCACGATGGCGATTGCTGTACCGACAGGCATAAAGGTATTCAACTGGCTCTTGACTATTTGGGGAGGGAGCATCAGGTTCACTACCCCGATGTTATGGTCGATCGCTTTTATCCCCACCTTCGTAATGGGTGGAGTTACCGGGGTGATGCTTGCTGCGGCAACAGCCGATTACCAGTATCATGATACCTATTTTGTTGTTGCCCACTTTCATTACGTGATTGTCGGCGGCGTTATTTTCGGACTTTTTGCGGGCTTGCATTATTGGTGGCCGAAAATGTTTGGCAGGATGCTGAATGATTTTTTGGGGAAAATCACTTTCGTATTATTTTTTACGGGATTTCATTTGACGTTTTTCATTCAGCATTTTCTTGGTCTGTGGGGAATGCAGCGCCGCGTGTTTACCTTTCTTCCTGGGCAAGGGTTTGAAACGGCTAATCTCGTTAGTACGACAGGAGCCTTTTTAATGGCTGCGGGAACGATTGTATTGTTCTATAACATTATCATCACAACAATGAGAGGCGCAAAAGCAGGCAATGATCCTTGGGAAGACGGAAGGACACTGGAATGGGCAATTTCTTCACCGGCTCCGGAATATAATTTTAAACAGCTGCCGCTGGTCAAAGGGCTGGATCCGCTTTGGGTTGAAAAAAGGAAGGGCAATCCCGGATTGTCTCCGGCAGAGCCAGTAGGGGATATTCATATGCCGAACCGTTCC
This window of the Bacillus gobiensis genome carries:
- a CDS encoding COX15/CtaA family protein, whose translation is MNRALKSLGIFTTFVMLLVLIGGALVTKTGSGKGCGSEWPLCNGRFLPALNPESIIEWSHRMASGISIIVVLSLVIWTWIKLRHKRETKFLGITSIVFLFLQAALGALAVVFGSQPLIMALHFGISLVSFASVLLLTFLIFENDQTGSEQALSIGRLMKFHIIGITIYSYIVVYTGAYVRHTKSSLACPQVPFCSRANNGLPSQFNEWVQMGHRTVAVLLFVWILAAMIHAIKSYKRNSIMYWGWILAFILVCLQALSGALVVLTGMSLVFALAHGFIIACIFGVLCYFILLLTRPSNI
- the cyoE gene encoding heme o synthase encodes the protein MDRQIQTTAWQDFLSLIKIGIVNSNLITTFTGMWLAFYFSGTSFLGNLDIVLFTLLGSSLIIAGSCVINNYYDRDIDQLMERTKVRPTVTGKIQPGHALGFGIMLVAFGIIMLLMTTISAAIIGLIGVITYVVLYTMWSKRNYTINTIIGSVSGAVPPLIGWTAVEGTIGTVAWVLFLLMFIWQIPHFLALAIKKTEDYRAANIPMLPVVYGFEVTKRQIIVWVACLLPLPFFLSELGMGFVILATALNLGWLILGLYGFKMKDIMKWSTLMFVYSLNYLTIIFVAMVIFTLF
- the coxB gene encoding cytochrome c oxidase subunit II, which translates into the protein MWKTWRLLSLLLLVTLTLSGCGEPFVSTLRPAGEVAEDQFYLMVLSTFIMVVVVIVVMAIFTYVLVKFRRKKSGDEALPKQVEGNKKLEILWTVIPIILLLILGVPTVTHVFGQADTKVMDKEKRNPEDALVVNVRANLYWWEFEYPDYGIVTSQELIVPTDEKVYFQLKASDVKHSFWIPSAGGKMDTNTENENRFFLMFDSKKSAEAGEYFYGKCAELCGPSHALMDFKVKPMPKKEFQDWVKSMENYEQSTASATAGQGKELFKEKNCLSCHAVTPKDERPEQARTGPNLATFGERSKIAGVKDFNDENLHAWIKDPESIKPGNKMTGSYGELKDDEIQALAEYLKGLKTE
- the ctaD gene encoding cytochrome c oxidase subunit I, whose amino-acid sequence is MSTIAKNRGFGAVLWDYLTTVDHKKIAVLYLVCGGFFFIIGGLEAMFIRIQLSLPENDFVSAGLYNEIMTMHGTTMIFLAAMPLLFAFMNAVVPLQIGARDVAFPFLNSLGFWLFFFGGIFLNLSWFLGGAPDAGWTSYASVSLESPGHGIDFYVLGLQISGIGTLIAGINFLVTIINMRAPGMTYMRLPLFTWTTFVASALILFAFPPLTVALALMMFDRLFDTAFFVPRLGGNTVIWEHLFWIFGHPEVYILILPAFGIFSEVLPVFSRKRLFGYSSMVFAIVLIGFLGFMVWAHHMFTSGLGPIANAVFAIATMAIAVPTGIKVFNWLLTIWGGSIRFTTPMLWSIAFIPTFVMGGVTGVMLAAATADYQYHDTYFVVAHFHYVIVGGVIFGLFAGLHYWWPKMFGRMLNDFLGKITFVLFFTGFHLTFFIQHFLGLWGMQRRVFTFLPGQGFETANLVSTTGAFLMAAGTIVLFYNIIITTMRGAKAGNDPWEDGRTLEWAISSPAPEYNFKQLPLVKGLDPLWVEKRKGNPGLSPAEPVGDIHMPNRSIFPFIMSFGLFVSAFGFMYRSEVSWGLPVILIGLAITFLCMLLRSVLDDHGYHIHKEDLADDDDKGVKI